In the genome of Bdellovibrionales bacterium, one region contains:
- a CDS encoding error-prone DNA polymerase, which produces MYAELKSKSNYTFLTGASAPEELVHRAHQVGLVALGINDLNGVYALPKAYWAAKDIPQLKLICGAEVVFNDNLPPLTFLATERRSYATLCRILTAAHAGKDKGQAFLTFDELQNFYTHDGFKNLVCLSPPQGKLEALKDLFQKNIYLEFSRFNDGLDSARTEHLLETHYKYDLPYVATNDVLYHDKGRRPLQDCFTSIRLGKPLNKAGFELKCNAERYLKSPFEMRLLFKDFPEATKNTLKIADQCTFSMSELKYRYPSEWIPQSHTAQSYLQELCLKGAREKYGATMPSAVHKQLFHELDLIRTLNFADYFLTIYDIVAFARSQDILCQGRGSAANSVVCYCLGITAIDPIQMNLLFERFISLERNEPPDIDVDFEHERREEVIQYIYKKYGRDRAGMVSAVVTYQKRSALRELSKAFGIDVGTLSAKKIERQFDELVKTSFDPNCRDKIDQLADEMNNFPRHISIHSGGFTLSADPIIDIVPVEPARRDGRTIIQWDKYDLDYLGLLKIDVLALGMLSAIKKTLDLVQLKLHEIPHDDAATYKMIQRADTVGTFQVESRAQMNMSGRLLPKNFYDLVVQIAIVRPGPIVGNMVHPYLKRRRGLEVAEYPHPKLREILGKTLGVPLFQEQLMKVAIEFGKFTPGEADYFRRAISAWRSNGNIVKIAEKLLEGMLKEGIPESYAVNFIEHMKGFGHYGFPESHSASFALISYASCYLKKHYPAEFACGLLNSQPMGFYAPHSLVDDAKNHGVKVLPVDPNHSQWLSTMEAKNTIRLGYNRVHGLSQEEAEEIISHRPYTQMSQFLAKNHIRADVLMRLAMGDGFKCFGEDQRHSLWRILDEKIKTQEQMDLFAGVHQGEQTHLFEGLSDFEAVRHDYKTYGLSTKNHPMVPLRKMLKLPPLTTYAAKRVKPGTFVNCSGLILVRQRPPTANGTSFSAIEDEHGFLDMVIFKNVYEKCKEIYLNNCFLIVKGFIERDGHTVTLKVTDMAPIFKDAATFNIEPDQYFY; this is translated from the coding sequence ATGTATGCTGAACTTAAATCTAAAAGTAACTACACCTTTCTTACCGGAGCCTCGGCCCCTGAGGAGCTTGTGCATCGAGCTCATCAAGTGGGCCTTGTTGCTCTCGGCATTAATGATCTAAACGGTGTGTACGCCTTACCCAAGGCGTACTGGGCTGCAAAGGATATTCCTCAACTCAAATTGATCTGTGGTGCGGAAGTTGTTTTTAACGACAATCTTCCTCCCCTTACTTTTTTGGCCACCGAAAGACGCTCCTACGCCACACTTTGCCGAATTTTAACAGCGGCCCATGCCGGGAAAGACAAAGGCCAGGCTTTTTTAACCTTTGACGAACTCCAAAATTTTTATACTCACGATGGTTTTAAAAACTTAGTGTGTCTGTCTCCACCTCAAGGAAAGCTAGAAGCTCTCAAAGATCTTTTTCAGAAAAATATCTATTTAGAATTTTCTCGCTTTAACGATGGCTTAGACTCCGCACGCACTGAGCACCTTTTGGAGACGCATTACAAATACGATCTTCCCTATGTGGCCACCAACGATGTTTTGTATCACGACAAAGGCCGTCGCCCGCTGCAGGACTGCTTCACTTCGATTCGATTGGGAAAGCCTTTAAATAAAGCGGGCTTTGAACTTAAGTGCAATGCCGAAAGGTATTTAAAATCCCCTTTTGAAATGCGTCTTCTCTTTAAGGACTTTCCCGAAGCGACGAAAAACACTCTTAAGATCGCCGATCAATGCACGTTCTCGATGTCGGAGCTCAAATACCGCTATCCTTCGGAATGGATTCCTCAAAGCCACACAGCACAGTCCTATCTTCAAGAGCTTTGTCTTAAAGGCGCGCGAGAAAAGTACGGCGCCACCATGCCCAGTGCCGTACACAAGCAGTTGTTTCATGAACTCGATTTGATTCGCACGCTGAACTTTGCCGATTATTTTTTAACGATTTACGACATCGTGGCTTTTGCGAGAAGCCAAGATATCCTTTGCCAAGGGCGAGGATCGGCGGCGAACTCCGTAGTGTGCTACTGTTTAGGCATTACGGCGATCGATCCCATTCAAATGAATCTGCTGTTTGAGAGATTCATTTCTCTCGAGCGCAATGAGCCTCCCGATATCGACGTGGACTTTGAGCACGAACGTCGCGAAGAAGTGATTCAATACATTTATAAAAAATATGGGCGCGATCGAGCCGGCATGGTCAGCGCGGTGGTGACCTATCAAAAGCGCTCGGCCCTGCGCGAACTCTCCAAAGCGTTTGGCATTGATGTGGGCACACTGTCTGCCAAAAAAATCGAACGCCAGTTTGATGAACTCGTCAAAACGAGCTTCGACCCCAACTGCCGTGACAAGATCGATCAGCTGGCCGACGAGATGAACAATTTCCCTCGGCACATTTCCATTCATAGCGGGGGCTTTACCCTTTCCGCCGATCCCATCATCGATATTGTCCCTGTGGAACCGGCGCGTAGGGATGGACGCACCATTATCCAATGGGACAAATATGATTTGGACTATCTGGGGCTTTTAAAAATTGATGTGCTGGCTCTAGGAATGCTTTCGGCCATTAAAAAAACTTTAGATCTCGTCCAACTGAAACTGCACGAAATCCCTCACGACGATGCGGCCACGTACAAGATGATTCAAAGAGCCGACACCGTAGGGACTTTCCAAGTGGAATCCCGAGCGCAGATGAATATGTCGGGTCGCCTTCTCCCGAAAAACTTTTATGATCTCGTGGTGCAAATCGCCATCGTTCGCCCCGGGCCTATCGTGGGGAATATGGTTCACCCCTATCTAAAGCGTCGACGCGGACTCGAAGTGGCGGAGTATCCGCACCCCAAACTTCGCGAGATTTTAGGAAAAACTTTAGGCGTGCCTTTGTTTCAAGAGCAGCTGATGAAGGTCGCAATTGAGTTTGGAAAATTCACTCCGGGCGAAGCGGATTATTTTCGGCGAGCCATCAGTGCCTGGAGATCTAACGGCAATATCGTAAAGATTGCCGAAAAGCTCCTCGAAGGAATGCTTAAGGAAGGCATTCCCGAAAGCTACGCCGTGAATTTTATCGAACACATGAAGGGCTTTGGCCATTACGGGTTCCCCGAGAGTCACTCCGCCTCTTTTGCCTTGATTAGCTATGCGTCCTGCTATTTAAAAAAACATTATCCCGCAGAGTTCGCCTGCGGTTTACTCAACTCTCAGCCCATGGGTTTTTACGCTCCTCATTCTTTAGTGGATGATGCTAAAAATCATGGGGTTAAAGTTCTACCGGTGGATCCCAATCATTCGCAGTGGCTCTCCACCATGGAGGCCAAGAACACGATTCGCTTAGGTTACAATAGGGTCCACGGACTGAGTCAAGAAGAGGCCGAAGAGATCATTTCACATCGGCCCTACACGCAAATGAGCCAGTTCCTCGCCAAAAACCATATCCGCGCCGATGTGTTAATGAGATTAGCGATGGGTGATGGCTTTAAATGTTTTGGCGAAGACCAACGGCATTCTTTGTGGCGAATTCTCGACGAAAAAATTAAAACCCAAGAGCAAATGGATCTGTTTGCGGGAGTTCATCAAGGTGAACAAACTCATCTCTTTGAAGGCTTAAGTGACTTCGAAGCGGTTCGCCATGATTACAAAACCTATGGGCTCTCCACCAAAAACCACCCTATGGTTCCTCTCAGAAAAATGCTAAAGCTTCCTCCACTCACCACCTACGCCGCGAAACGCGTCAAGCCCGGCACCTTTGTCAATTGCTCAGGCCTGATCTTGGTTCGCCAAAGACCTCCCACAGCCAACGGTACGAGCTTTTCGGCCATCGAAGACGAACACGGCTTTTTAGATATGGTGATCTTTAAAAACGTCTATGAAAAATGCAAAGAAATCTACCTCAACAACTGCTTCTTGATCGTCAAAGGATTTATCGAACGCGACGGCCACACGGTGACTCTCAAAGTGACCGATATGGCTCCGATCTTTAAAGACGCCGCGACCTTTAACATCGAGCCGGATCAGTACTTTTATTAA
- the lexA gene encoding transcriptional repressor LexA yields the protein MGTLPLTNKETEVYDFITAYIKKNDYSPTYREIQDNLGYNNIGTVQAAVQQLIKKSYLYNTGKIRGIVPVEQEGPRASLVPLSGYVAAGAPIEAIENTEYIEVPQTMIKPGQNYFSLIVKGDSMIDDHIMDGDFVVIKKQKTANENQIVVAVIDNNATLKRYKKTKGVIELHPANANYKPIRVKEDSNFEILGVLAGVIRSYK from the coding sequence ATGGGCACTTTACCACTGACAAACAAAGAAACTGAAGTTTACGATTTTATTACGGCTTATATCAAAAAGAATGACTACTCTCCGACCTATCGGGAGATTCAGGACAATCTGGGATATAACAACATCGGCACCGTGCAAGCGGCGGTTCAACAGCTGATCAAAAAATCTTACCTTTATAATACAGGGAAGATTCGCGGCATCGTTCCGGTGGAGCAGGAAGGGCCAAGGGCTTCTCTTGTTCCCCTCTCCGGCTACGTGGCTGCGGGAGCTCCCATCGAAGCCATCGAAAACACCGAATACATCGAAGTTCCACAGACGATGATCAAGCCAGGGCAAAATTATTTTTCTCTGATCGTTAAAGGGGATTCAATGATTGATGATCATATTATGGATGGAGATTTTGTGGTGATCAAAAAACAAAAGACCGCCAACGAAAATCAAATCGTGGTGGCGGTGATTGATAACAATGCCACTCTTAAAAGATACAAAAAAACGAAAGGCGTGATTGAGCTTCACCCGGCCAATGCAAACTACAAACCTATTCGTGTGAAAGAAGATTCTAATTTTGAAATTCTCGGAGTTTTAGCTGGTGTTATTCGATCGTATAAATAA